In a genomic window of Lycium ferocissimum isolate CSIRO_LF1 chromosome 9, AGI_CSIRO_Lferr_CH_V1, whole genome shotgun sequence:
- the LOC132031499 gene encoding origin of replication complex subunit 3 isoform X5 has translation MDSPNEHPPTDPLADNNLQPFFVLHKASNPRKSTKRRLDSSPKVSLNNENMNENLKMEAFQCVWSIIETKIKDVLRSINADAFDEIGRWVRESFNEICSCRGPVDASKSSVPYPFVHNGGIVKKLFTGLVFTKNIEIVDDILTFAELGLNLKSRGCYVANISSLDLSTKNGIGGCLRAFLRQLLMVEIEAADVSLLASWYSDHGKYEKPVVVIIEDMERCSGALLSDFINMLSEWSVKIPIILIAGVATSIDAPRNVLTSHALQYLSTSTFFLKSPAERMDAIIEAVLVKKCAGFSVGHKVATFLRNYFLRQDGTVTSFVRALKMAIVQQLSVEPLSFVLKFLVDEGDNKRSCYEDLANLPEELIKHAFDLPSYRTYSVNRNNHVELNATSLGHGLSELQRLQELWRSRLMCLHEAGKYHKVALLDLFLEALDPELYNSRLSNHDRDSAEDKSLLSNNDKLFRLQKAEVTNQVIRKIRDLPAAKLSQLLKSWERLTKGTIEVHEKIMELQSHMVSEDVKSQKAELIDISKRHINRRRLNMEKDACTSNDKAMTLAGQTIRDNMQPIECMPFHELICFKDVDNLQSALVGDPRRRIQIDLLNFHKILKCGCCSNSGGTLLPSMHDTSIMYTLAQEHGDLINLHDWFQSFKASISSSGKKELKKLASPKKRKDGTYSQNSSDALIQARFCRAVMELQITGLLRMPSKRRPDYVQRVAFGV, from the exons ATGGATTCACCAAATGAACATCCTCCCACGGACCCACTTGCAGACAACAATCTTCAG CCATTCTTTGTGCTGCACAAGGCATCAAATCCTAGAAAATCCACCAAAAGAAGACTTGACTCTTCACCAAAAGTATCATTGAACAATGAAAACATGAACGAGAACTTGAAAATGGAAGCTTTCCAGTGTGTATGGTCAATAATTGAAACCAAGATTAAG GATGTCTTGAGGAGTATAAATGCTGATGCGTTTGATGAGATAGGAAGATGGGTTCGTGAATCTTTTAATGAAATTTGTTCGTGCAGAGGGCCTGTTGATGCATCAAAGTCAAGTGTTCCATACCCTTTTGTTCATAATGGTGGTATAGTTAAAAAGCTCTTCACTGGTTTGGTCTTCACCA AGAATATTGAAATTGTCGATGACATATTAACTTTTGCTGAACTTGGTTTAAACTTGAAATCTCGTGGATGCTATGTGGCTAATATTTCCTCCTTAGACTTATCTACCAAGAATGGCATTGGGGGCTGTCTAAGAGCATTTCTGAGACAATTGCTTATGGTCGAGATTGAA GCAGCTGATGTTTCGCTTTTAGCATCATGGTATAGTGACCATGGCAAGTATGAGAAACCAGTGGTTGTAATTATTGAGGATATGGAGAGGTGTTCTGGGGCTCTTTTATCAGATTTCATCAATATGTTGAG TGAATGGTCTGTTAAGATTCCGATCATCCTAATTGCTGGTGTTGCTACAAGTATTGATGCTCCCAGAAATGTGCTCACTTCCCATGCACTTCAATATTTGTCTACGTCGACATTCTTTCTGAAATCCCCAGCTGAAAGGATGGATGCAATCATTGAGGCTGTTCTAGTAAAAAAATGTGCTGGCTTTAGTGTTGGCCACAAGGTGGCGACTTTCTTGAGGAACTATTTTTTAAGGCAAGATGGAACAGTTACTTCATTTGTTAGAGCCTTAAAG ATGGCAATAGTTCAACAACTTTCCGTCGAGCCTCTTAGCTTTGTGCTCAAGTTTTTAGTTGATGAGGGAGATAATAAG AGGTCATGCTATGAGGATCTTGCTAATTTGCCAGAGGAATTGATTAAGCATGCTTTTGATCTTCCATCTTACAGGACATATTCAGTAAATCG GAATAATCATGTAGAACTAAATGCGACGAGTCTAGGCCATGGACTATCAGAACTGCAGAGGCTGCAGGAACTATGGAGATCTCGCCTTATG TGTTTACATGAAGCTGGAAAGTACCATAAAGTTGCATTGTTGGACTTGTTTTTGGAGGCACTGGATCCTGAGTTATACAACTCCAGGTTATCAAATCATGACCGTGATAGTGCAGAAGATAAGAGCTTGTTGTCAAATAATGATAAACTGTTCAGGCTACAAAAGGCTGAGGTTACCAATCAGGTCATCCGCAAAATAAG GGATTTACCAGCTGCGAAGCTATCCCAGTTGCTTAAGAGTTGGGAGAGGCTCACCAAAGGGACAATTGAG GTTCATGAGAAGATTATGGAGCTACAGTCTCACATGGTATCAGAGGATGTCAAAAGTCAGAAAGCAGAATTAATTGATATATCAAA GAGGCATATCAATCGACGCCGTTTAAATATGGAGAAAGATGCGTGCACATCAAATGACAAAGCTATGACTTTAGCAGGTCAAACGATAAG GGACAACATGCAGCCCATTGAGTGTATGCCATTTCATGAACTTATTTGCTTCAAGGATGTTGACAATCTCCAATCA GCTTTGGTTGGTGATCCAAGAAGAAGAATTCAAATTGATCTCTTgaatttccacaaaattctcAAGTGTGGATGTTGCAGCAATAGTGGCGGTACACTATTACCATCTATGCATGATACTTCAATAAT GTATACACTGGCGCAGGAGCATGGTGATCTCATTAATCTCCATGACTGGTTTCAATCTTTTAAAGCATCCATTTCAAGCTCAGGAAAGAAAGAGTTGAAGAAGCTGGCTTCAcctaagaaaagaaaggatggTACCTATTCTCAGAACAGTTCTGACGCATTGATTCA AGCGAGGTTTTGCAGAGCTGTGATGGAGCTGCAGATAACAGGGTTGCTTCGTATGCCAAGCAAACGGCGTCCTGATTATGTGCAGAGAGTGGCTTTTGGAGTGTAA
- the LOC132031499 gene encoding origin of replication complex subunit 3 isoform X2, translated as MNILPRTHLQTTIFRFITILLYPISTYLFIYFLENVTAFCSCENLQPFFVLHKASNPRKSTKRRLDSSPKVSLNNENMNENLKMEAFQCVWSIIETKIKDVLRSINADAFDEIGRWVRESFNEICSCRGPVDASKSSVPYPFVHNGGIVKKLFTGLVFTKNIEIVDDILTFAELGLNLKSRGCYVANISSLDLSTKNGIGGCLRAFLRQLLMVEIEAADVSLLASWYSDHGKYEKPVVVIIEDMERCSGALLSDFINMLSEWSVKIPIILIAGVATSIDAPRNVLTSHALQYLSTSTFFLKSPAERMDAIIEAVLVKKCAGFSVGHKVATFLRNYFLRQDGTVTSFVRALKMAIVQQLSVEPLSFVLKFLVDEGDNKRSCYEDLANLPEELIKHAFDLPSYRTYSVNRNNHVELNATSLGHGLSELQRLQELWRSRLMCLHEAGKYHKVALLDLFLEALDPELYNSRLSNHDRDSAEDKSLLSNNDKLFRLQKAEVTNQVIRKIRDLPAAKLSQLLKSWERLTKGTIEVHEKIMELQSHMVSEDVKSQKAELIDISKRHINRRRLNMEKDACTSNDKAMTLAGQTIRDNMQPIECMPFHELICFKDVDNLQSALVGDPRRRIQIDLLNFHKILKCGCCSNSGGTLLPSMHDTSIMYTLAQEHGDLINLHDWFQSFKASISSSGKKELKKLASPKKRKDGTYSQNSSDALIQARFCRAVMELQITGLLRMPSKRRPDYVQRVAFGV; from the exons ATGAACATCCTCCCACGGACCCACTTGCAGACAACAATCTTCAGGTTCATAACAATACTACTTTATCCAATTTccacttatttatttatttattttttagagaACGTAACTGCTTTTTGCTCCTGTGAAAATTTGCAGCCATTCTTTGTGCTGCACAAGGCATCAAATCCTAGAAAATCCACCAAAAGAAGACTTGACTCTTCACCAAAAGTATCATTGAACAATGAAAACATGAACGAGAACTTGAAAATGGAAGCTTTCCAGTGTGTATGGTCAATAATTGAAACCAAGATTAAG GATGTCTTGAGGAGTATAAATGCTGATGCGTTTGATGAGATAGGAAGATGGGTTCGTGAATCTTTTAATGAAATTTGTTCGTGCAGAGGGCCTGTTGATGCATCAAAGTCAAGTGTTCCATACCCTTTTGTTCATAATGGTGGTATAGTTAAAAAGCTCTTCACTGGTTTGGTCTTCACCA AGAATATTGAAATTGTCGATGACATATTAACTTTTGCTGAACTTGGTTTAAACTTGAAATCTCGTGGATGCTATGTGGCTAATATTTCCTCCTTAGACTTATCTACCAAGAATGGCATTGGGGGCTGTCTAAGAGCATTTCTGAGACAATTGCTTATGGTCGAGATTGAA GCAGCTGATGTTTCGCTTTTAGCATCATGGTATAGTGACCATGGCAAGTATGAGAAACCAGTGGTTGTAATTATTGAGGATATGGAGAGGTGTTCTGGGGCTCTTTTATCAGATTTCATCAATATGTTGAG TGAATGGTCTGTTAAGATTCCGATCATCCTAATTGCTGGTGTTGCTACAAGTATTGATGCTCCCAGAAATGTGCTCACTTCCCATGCACTTCAATATTTGTCTACGTCGACATTCTTTCTGAAATCCCCAGCTGAAAGGATGGATGCAATCATTGAGGCTGTTCTAGTAAAAAAATGTGCTGGCTTTAGTGTTGGCCACAAGGTGGCGACTTTCTTGAGGAACTATTTTTTAAGGCAAGATGGAACAGTTACTTCATTTGTTAGAGCCTTAAAG ATGGCAATAGTTCAACAACTTTCCGTCGAGCCTCTTAGCTTTGTGCTCAAGTTTTTAGTTGATGAGGGAGATAATAAG AGGTCATGCTATGAGGATCTTGCTAATTTGCCAGAGGAATTGATTAAGCATGCTTTTGATCTTCCATCTTACAGGACATATTCAGTAAATCG GAATAATCATGTAGAACTAAATGCGACGAGTCTAGGCCATGGACTATCAGAACTGCAGAGGCTGCAGGAACTATGGAGATCTCGCCTTATG TGTTTACATGAAGCTGGAAAGTACCATAAAGTTGCATTGTTGGACTTGTTTTTGGAGGCACTGGATCCTGAGTTATACAACTCCAGGTTATCAAATCATGACCGTGATAGTGCAGAAGATAAGAGCTTGTTGTCAAATAATGATAAACTGTTCAGGCTACAAAAGGCTGAGGTTACCAATCAGGTCATCCGCAAAATAAG GGATTTACCAGCTGCGAAGCTATCCCAGTTGCTTAAGAGTTGGGAGAGGCTCACCAAAGGGACAATTGAG GTTCATGAGAAGATTATGGAGCTACAGTCTCACATGGTATCAGAGGATGTCAAAAGTCAGAAAGCAGAATTAATTGATATATCAAA GAGGCATATCAATCGACGCCGTTTAAATATGGAGAAAGATGCGTGCACATCAAATGACAAAGCTATGACTTTAGCAGGTCAAACGATAAG GGACAACATGCAGCCCATTGAGTGTATGCCATTTCATGAACTTATTTGCTTCAAGGATGTTGACAATCTCCAATCA GCTTTGGTTGGTGATCCAAGAAGAAGAATTCAAATTGATCTCTTgaatttccacaaaattctcAAGTGTGGATGTTGCAGCAATAGTGGCGGTACACTATTACCATCTATGCATGATACTTCAATAAT GTATACACTGGCGCAGGAGCATGGTGATCTCATTAATCTCCATGACTGGTTTCAATCTTTTAAAGCATCCATTTCAAGCTCAGGAAAGAAAGAGTTGAAGAAGCTGGCTTCAcctaagaaaagaaaggatggTACCTATTCTCAGAACAGTTCTGACGCATTGATTCA AGCGAGGTTTTGCAGAGCTGTGATGGAGCTGCAGATAACAGGGTTGCTTCGTATGCCAAGCAAACGGCGTCCTGATTATGTGCAGAGAGTGGCTTTTGGAGTGTAA
- the LOC132031499 gene encoding origin of replication complex subunit 3 isoform X1 — MIGFGCCCCCCLTCYLIQLLLPTCLESLSTSILMSSSVPEMDSPNEHPPTDPLADNNLQPFFVLHKASNPRKSTKRRLDSSPKVSLNNENMNENLKMEAFQCVWSIIETKIKDVLRSINADAFDEIGRWVRESFNEICSCRGPVDASKSSVPYPFVHNGGIVKKLFTGLVFTKNIEIVDDILTFAELGLNLKSRGCYVANISSLDLSTKNGIGGCLRAFLRQLLMVEIEAADVSLLASWYSDHGKYEKPVVVIIEDMERCSGALLSDFINMLSEWSVKIPIILIAGVATSIDAPRNVLTSHALQYLSTSTFFLKSPAERMDAIIEAVLVKKCAGFSVGHKVATFLRNYFLRQDGTVTSFVRALKMAIVQQLSVEPLSFVLKFLVDEGDNKRSCYEDLANLPEELIKHAFDLPSYRTYSVNRNNHVELNATSLGHGLSELQRLQELWRSRLMCLHEAGKYHKVALLDLFLEALDPELYNSRLSNHDRDSAEDKSLLSNNDKLFRLQKAEVTNQVIRKIRDLPAAKLSQLLKSWERLTKGTIEVHEKIMELQSHMVSEDVKSQKAELIDISKRHINRRRLNMEKDACTSNDKAMTLAGQTIRDNMQPIECMPFHELICFKDVDNLQSALVGDPRRRIQIDLLNFHKILKCGCCSNSGGTLLPSMHDTSIMYTLAQEHGDLINLHDWFQSFKASISSSGKKELKKLASPKKRKDGTYSQNSSDALIQARFCRAVMELQITGLLRMPSKRRPDYVQRVAFGV; from the exons atgattggctttggttgttgttgttgttgttgtctaaCTTGTTACTTAATTCAGTTGTTGTTGCCTACTTGCCTTGAGTCACTGTCAACCTCAATACTGATGTCTAGCTCTGTTCCAGAAATGGATTCACCAAATGAACATCCTCCCACGGACCCACTTGCAGACAACAATCTTCAG CCATTCTTTGTGCTGCACAAGGCATCAAATCCTAGAAAATCCACCAAAAGAAGACTTGACTCTTCACCAAAAGTATCATTGAACAATGAAAACATGAACGAGAACTTGAAAATGGAAGCTTTCCAGTGTGTATGGTCAATAATTGAAACCAAGATTAAG GATGTCTTGAGGAGTATAAATGCTGATGCGTTTGATGAGATAGGAAGATGGGTTCGTGAATCTTTTAATGAAATTTGTTCGTGCAGAGGGCCTGTTGATGCATCAAAGTCAAGTGTTCCATACCCTTTTGTTCATAATGGTGGTATAGTTAAAAAGCTCTTCACTGGTTTGGTCTTCACCA AGAATATTGAAATTGTCGATGACATATTAACTTTTGCTGAACTTGGTTTAAACTTGAAATCTCGTGGATGCTATGTGGCTAATATTTCCTCCTTAGACTTATCTACCAAGAATGGCATTGGGGGCTGTCTAAGAGCATTTCTGAGACAATTGCTTATGGTCGAGATTGAA GCAGCTGATGTTTCGCTTTTAGCATCATGGTATAGTGACCATGGCAAGTATGAGAAACCAGTGGTTGTAATTATTGAGGATATGGAGAGGTGTTCTGGGGCTCTTTTATCAGATTTCATCAATATGTTGAG TGAATGGTCTGTTAAGATTCCGATCATCCTAATTGCTGGTGTTGCTACAAGTATTGATGCTCCCAGAAATGTGCTCACTTCCCATGCACTTCAATATTTGTCTACGTCGACATTCTTTCTGAAATCCCCAGCTGAAAGGATGGATGCAATCATTGAGGCTGTTCTAGTAAAAAAATGTGCTGGCTTTAGTGTTGGCCACAAGGTGGCGACTTTCTTGAGGAACTATTTTTTAAGGCAAGATGGAACAGTTACTTCATTTGTTAGAGCCTTAAAG ATGGCAATAGTTCAACAACTTTCCGTCGAGCCTCTTAGCTTTGTGCTCAAGTTTTTAGTTGATGAGGGAGATAATAAG AGGTCATGCTATGAGGATCTTGCTAATTTGCCAGAGGAATTGATTAAGCATGCTTTTGATCTTCCATCTTACAGGACATATTCAGTAAATCG GAATAATCATGTAGAACTAAATGCGACGAGTCTAGGCCATGGACTATCAGAACTGCAGAGGCTGCAGGAACTATGGAGATCTCGCCTTATG TGTTTACATGAAGCTGGAAAGTACCATAAAGTTGCATTGTTGGACTTGTTTTTGGAGGCACTGGATCCTGAGTTATACAACTCCAGGTTATCAAATCATGACCGTGATAGTGCAGAAGATAAGAGCTTGTTGTCAAATAATGATAAACTGTTCAGGCTACAAAAGGCTGAGGTTACCAATCAGGTCATCCGCAAAATAAG GGATTTACCAGCTGCGAAGCTATCCCAGTTGCTTAAGAGTTGGGAGAGGCTCACCAAAGGGACAATTGAG GTTCATGAGAAGATTATGGAGCTACAGTCTCACATGGTATCAGAGGATGTCAAAAGTCAGAAAGCAGAATTAATTGATATATCAAA GAGGCATATCAATCGACGCCGTTTAAATATGGAGAAAGATGCGTGCACATCAAATGACAAAGCTATGACTTTAGCAGGTCAAACGATAAG GGACAACATGCAGCCCATTGAGTGTATGCCATTTCATGAACTTATTTGCTTCAAGGATGTTGACAATCTCCAATCA GCTTTGGTTGGTGATCCAAGAAGAAGAATTCAAATTGATCTCTTgaatttccacaaaattctcAAGTGTGGATGTTGCAGCAATAGTGGCGGTACACTATTACCATCTATGCATGATACTTCAATAAT GTATACACTGGCGCAGGAGCATGGTGATCTCATTAATCTCCATGACTGGTTTCAATCTTTTAAAGCATCCATTTCAAGCTCAGGAAAGAAAGAGTTGAAGAAGCTGGCTTCAcctaagaaaagaaaggatggTACCTATTCTCAGAACAGTTCTGACGCATTGATTCA AGCGAGGTTTTGCAGAGCTGTGATGGAGCTGCAGATAACAGGGTTGCTTCGTATGCCAAGCAAACGGCGTCCTGATTATGTGCAGAGAGTGGCTTTTGGAGTGTAA
- the LOC132031499 gene encoding origin of replication complex subunit 3 isoform X4, with amino-acid sequence MSSSVPEMDSPNEHPPTDPLADNNLQPFFVLHKASNPRKSTKRRLDSSPKVSLNNENMNENLKMEAFQCVWSIIETKIKDVLRSINADAFDEIGRWVRESFNEICSCRGPVDASKSSVPYPFVHNGGIVKKLFTGLVFTKNIEIVDDILTFAELGLNLKSRGCYVANISSLDLSTKNGIGGCLRAFLRQLLMVEIEAADVSLLASWYSDHGKYEKPVVVIIEDMERCSGALLSDFINMLSEWSVKIPIILIAGVATSIDAPRNVLTSHALQYLSTSTFFLKSPAERMDAIIEAVLVKKCAGFSVGHKVATFLRNYFLRQDGTVTSFVRALKMAIVQQLSVEPLSFVLKFLVDEGDNKRSCYEDLANLPEELIKHAFDLPSYRTYSVNRNNHVELNATSLGHGLSELQRLQELWRSRLMCLHEAGKYHKVALLDLFLEALDPELYNSRLSNHDRDSAEDKSLLSNNDKLFRLQKAEVTNQVIRKIRDLPAAKLSQLLKSWERLTKGTIEVHEKIMELQSHMVSEDVKSQKAELIDISKRHINRRRLNMEKDACTSNDKAMTLAGQTIRDNMQPIECMPFHELICFKDVDNLQSALVGDPRRRIQIDLLNFHKILKCGCCSNSGGTLLPSMHDTSIMYTLAQEHGDLINLHDWFQSFKASISSSGKKELKKLASPKKRKDGTYSQNSSDALIQARFCRAVMELQITGLLRMPSKRRPDYVQRVAFGV; translated from the exons ATGTCTAGCTCTGTTCCAGAAATGGATTCACCAAATGAACATCCTCCCACGGACCCACTTGCAGACAACAATCTTCAG CCATTCTTTGTGCTGCACAAGGCATCAAATCCTAGAAAATCCACCAAAAGAAGACTTGACTCTTCACCAAAAGTATCATTGAACAATGAAAACATGAACGAGAACTTGAAAATGGAAGCTTTCCAGTGTGTATGGTCAATAATTGAAACCAAGATTAAG GATGTCTTGAGGAGTATAAATGCTGATGCGTTTGATGAGATAGGAAGATGGGTTCGTGAATCTTTTAATGAAATTTGTTCGTGCAGAGGGCCTGTTGATGCATCAAAGTCAAGTGTTCCATACCCTTTTGTTCATAATGGTGGTATAGTTAAAAAGCTCTTCACTGGTTTGGTCTTCACCA AGAATATTGAAATTGTCGATGACATATTAACTTTTGCTGAACTTGGTTTAAACTTGAAATCTCGTGGATGCTATGTGGCTAATATTTCCTCCTTAGACTTATCTACCAAGAATGGCATTGGGGGCTGTCTAAGAGCATTTCTGAGACAATTGCTTATGGTCGAGATTGAA GCAGCTGATGTTTCGCTTTTAGCATCATGGTATAGTGACCATGGCAAGTATGAGAAACCAGTGGTTGTAATTATTGAGGATATGGAGAGGTGTTCTGGGGCTCTTTTATCAGATTTCATCAATATGTTGAG TGAATGGTCTGTTAAGATTCCGATCATCCTAATTGCTGGTGTTGCTACAAGTATTGATGCTCCCAGAAATGTGCTCACTTCCCATGCACTTCAATATTTGTCTACGTCGACATTCTTTCTGAAATCCCCAGCTGAAAGGATGGATGCAATCATTGAGGCTGTTCTAGTAAAAAAATGTGCTGGCTTTAGTGTTGGCCACAAGGTGGCGACTTTCTTGAGGAACTATTTTTTAAGGCAAGATGGAACAGTTACTTCATTTGTTAGAGCCTTAAAG ATGGCAATAGTTCAACAACTTTCCGTCGAGCCTCTTAGCTTTGTGCTCAAGTTTTTAGTTGATGAGGGAGATAATAAG AGGTCATGCTATGAGGATCTTGCTAATTTGCCAGAGGAATTGATTAAGCATGCTTTTGATCTTCCATCTTACAGGACATATTCAGTAAATCG GAATAATCATGTAGAACTAAATGCGACGAGTCTAGGCCATGGACTATCAGAACTGCAGAGGCTGCAGGAACTATGGAGATCTCGCCTTATG TGTTTACATGAAGCTGGAAAGTACCATAAAGTTGCATTGTTGGACTTGTTTTTGGAGGCACTGGATCCTGAGTTATACAACTCCAGGTTATCAAATCATGACCGTGATAGTGCAGAAGATAAGAGCTTGTTGTCAAATAATGATAAACTGTTCAGGCTACAAAAGGCTGAGGTTACCAATCAGGTCATCCGCAAAATAAG GGATTTACCAGCTGCGAAGCTATCCCAGTTGCTTAAGAGTTGGGAGAGGCTCACCAAAGGGACAATTGAG GTTCATGAGAAGATTATGGAGCTACAGTCTCACATGGTATCAGAGGATGTCAAAAGTCAGAAAGCAGAATTAATTGATATATCAAA GAGGCATATCAATCGACGCCGTTTAAATATGGAGAAAGATGCGTGCACATCAAATGACAAAGCTATGACTTTAGCAGGTCAAACGATAAG GGACAACATGCAGCCCATTGAGTGTATGCCATTTCATGAACTTATTTGCTTCAAGGATGTTGACAATCTCCAATCA GCTTTGGTTGGTGATCCAAGAAGAAGAATTCAAATTGATCTCTTgaatttccacaaaattctcAAGTGTGGATGTTGCAGCAATAGTGGCGGTACACTATTACCATCTATGCATGATACTTCAATAAT GTATACACTGGCGCAGGAGCATGGTGATCTCATTAATCTCCATGACTGGTTTCAATCTTTTAAAGCATCCATTTCAAGCTCAGGAAAGAAAGAGTTGAAGAAGCTGGCTTCAcctaagaaaagaaaggatggTACCTATTCTCAGAACAGTTCTGACGCATTGATTCA AGCGAGGTTTTGCAGAGCTGTGATGGAGCTGCAGATAACAGGGTTGCTTCGTATGCCAAGCAAACGGCGTCCTGATTATGTGCAGAGAGTGGCTTTTGGAGTGTAA